From the Marinomonas sp. THO17 genome, one window contains:
- the gshB gene encoding glutathione synthase, which yields MTVKLGIVMDPIASINYKKDTSLAMLWAAAEKDWELIYMEQKDLFLDNGKAYAMASPLTVHKKPEHFYDLGEESQIALGDLDVILMRKDPPFDGEFVYSTMILEQAQRDGCMVVNDPKSLRDCNEKLFATQFPQCCPPVLVTRRADLLKAFHKEHGDVIFKPLDGMGGTSIFRLKPDDSNVSVIIETLTNMGSEQIMAQKFIPEIKQGDKRILIVDGEPVPYALARIPASGETRGNLAAGGRGEGRPLSDRDRWICQQVIPSLKEKGLLFVGLDVIGDYLTEINVTSPTCVRELDQQFDLNIAMTLIEAIEKRLA from the coding sequence ATGACCGTTAAACTAGGGATCGTGATGGACCCCATCGCATCCATCAACTACAAAAAAGACACATCACTTGCCATGTTATGGGCCGCCGCTGAAAAAGACTGGGAGCTTATCTACATGGAACAAAAAGACCTATTTCTCGACAATGGCAAAGCTTATGCTATGGCGAGTCCACTTACTGTACACAAAAAGCCAGAGCATTTTTATGATTTAGGTGAAGAGTCACAAATTGCATTAGGCGATTTGGATGTTATTCTGATGCGTAAAGATCCACCTTTCGATGGTGAATTTGTATACAGCACCATGATTTTAGAACAGGCTCAACGCGATGGCTGCATGGTGGTTAACGACCCGAAAAGTCTACGCGACTGTAATGAAAAACTCTTTGCCACACAATTTCCTCAGTGTTGCCCACCGGTACTGGTGACTCGTCGAGCGGACTTATTAAAAGCCTTCCATAAAGAGCACGGCGACGTCATCTTTAAACCATTAGATGGCATGGGAGGCACGTCTATTTTCCGTCTAAAACCAGACGATTCTAATGTCAGCGTGATTATTGAAACTCTGACTAACATGGGCTCTGAGCAAATCATGGCGCAAAAATTCATTCCTGAAATCAAACAGGGTGATAAACGCATTTTAATCGTTGATGGTGAGCCAGTTCCTTATGCTCTAGCCCGTATTCCAGCTTCTGGTGAAACCCGAGGAAATTTAGCAGCTGGTGGCCGTGGAGAAGGTCGACCTCTGAGTGACAGAGACCGTTGGATTTGTCAGCAGGTCATTCCTTCACTTAAGGAAAAAGGGCTTTTATTTGTTGGTTTGGATGTTATTGGCGACTACTTAACTGAAATCAATGTCACTAGCCCAACTTGTGTCAGGGAGTTAGACCAGCA
- a CDS encoding glyceraldehyde 3-phosphate dehydrogenase NAD-binding domain-containing protein, with product MLRIAINGYGRIGRSVLRALYENGYREQLQVVAINELSDVETMSYLTRYDTTHGRFPQSVTTQDDCLLIGNDRIQCYSSADAQGINWASLNLDLVLECSGSFSDSASARQYIAAGVPRLLLSQPADAEVDATLVYGYNHHIIQTHDQIVSAASCTTNCLIPVLDVLQNFCGVVHGTSQTIHSAMNDQPVIDGYHTKDLRLTRAALSSIIPVDTGLAKGITRMMPELDGKMGCNALRVPTLNVSLIDLVLRTETPVTLQQINQQLEQAAEGKYQHIMGFTREPHASVDFNHDSRSVIIDGTQTQVIDDHMVKILCWFDNEWGYANRMLDVAKHWAQLISA from the coding sequence ATGTTGCGAATCGCTATTAATGGTTATGGTCGAATCGGCCGTTCTGTATTGCGGGCCTTGTATGAAAATGGTTACCGTGAACAGCTGCAAGTGGTGGCGATAAACGAGTTGTCTGATGTGGAGACAATGAGTTATTTGACGCGCTATGACACCACCCATGGTCGTTTTCCGCAATCTGTTACCACACAAGATGATTGCTTGTTGATTGGTAACGACCGCATTCAATGTTATTCCAGTGCTGACGCTCAGGGCATAAATTGGGCGTCCCTAAATTTGGATTTGGTGTTGGAGTGTTCGGGTAGTTTTAGTGACAGTGCCAGTGCGCGGCAGTATATTGCTGCAGGGGTGCCACGACTTTTATTATCTCAGCCTGCTGACGCGGAGGTAGATGCTACTTTAGTGTATGGCTACAACCATCACATTATCCAAACCCATGACCAAATTGTGTCAGCGGCTTCTTGTACCACAAACTGTTTGATTCCTGTTTTGGATGTGCTGCAAAATTTTTGTGGTGTGGTACATGGCACCAGCCAAACCATTCACTCTGCGATGAACGATCAGCCAGTGATAGACGGTTATCATACCAAGGATCTACGCTTAACCCGGGCTGCACTCAGCTCCATCATTCCAGTTGATACGGGACTTGCTAAGGGCATCACCCGAATGATGCCTGAGTTGGACGGTAAAATGGGATGTAATGCTTTGCGCGTTCCAACATTGAATGTGTCATTAATTGATTTGGTGTTGCGAACAGAAACCCCTGTTACTTTGCAACAGATTAATCAGCAGCTAGAGCAAGCAGCAGAAGGGAAATATCAACATATTATGGGCTTTACTCGAGAGCCTCATGCTTCTGTGGATTTTAATCATGATTCACGATCTGTCATTATTGATGGTACGCAGACTCAAGTTATTGATGATCACATGGTTAAGATTTTGTGTTGGTTTGATAATGAATGGGGTTACGCTAATCGAATGTTAGACGTAGCCAAGCATTGGGCACAGCTGATCTCTGCCTAA
- a CDS encoding 16S rRNA (uracil(1498)-N(3))-methyltransferase: MRIPRIYINTELSENQTLTLPDTSFQHLCKVLRLKSGHPLRVFNGQGGQYHATLCDVEKRSANITTSRFEDLNNESLVKVTIGQTLSRGERMDYAIQKSVEAGVFAIQPLFSERCEVKLEDKRIEKRLAHWQQVAISATEQCGRGVVPEIRMPMALEDWLDECNQMLKFTLHHHSDKSIKNYSLKTDQQVGLLIGPEGGLTDREVQLSEKQGFNPITLGPRVLRTETAPVVALSVINTLWGDIN; this comes from the coding sequence ATGCGAATCCCACGAATTTATATCAATACTGAACTCAGTGAAAACCAAACGCTGACCTTGCCTGACACCAGTTTCCAACATCTGTGTAAAGTTTTAAGGCTCAAATCGGGCCATCCATTACGGGTTTTTAATGGTCAAGGTGGTCAATATCACGCCACTTTATGCGACGTAGAAAAGCGCTCAGCTAATATAACGACTAGTAGATTTGAAGACTTAAACAATGAGTCCTTAGTAAAAGTGACCATAGGACAGACTTTGTCACGTGGAGAGCGTATGGATTACGCCATTCAAAAATCAGTTGAAGCAGGCGTGTTTGCCATCCAACCCTTGTTTAGTGAACGATGTGAAGTAAAGCTCGAAGACAAGCGTATTGAAAAACGTCTCGCACATTGGCAACAAGTTGCCATTAGCGCTACTGAACAATGTGGTCGAGGCGTAGTTCCGGAAATACGCATGCCAATGGCACTCGAAGATTGGCTTGATGAATGTAACCAAATGTTAAAATTCACCCTGCATCATCACAGCGACAAATCAATAAAGAACTATTCCCTCAAAACAGATCAACAAGTTGGATTACTCATAGGTCCTGAGGGAGGCTTAACCGATCGAGAGGTCCAACTATCTGAAAAACAAGGTTTTAATCCCATTACCCTAGGACCAAGAGTGTTACGAACCGAAACCGCACCTGTGGTGGCACTGAGTGTGATCAACACTTTATGGGGGGATATAAATTAA
- the metK gene encoding methionine adenosyltransferase, whose protein sequence is MSEYSLFTSESVSEGHPDKVADQVSDAILDAILAEDKEARVACETLVKTGMVLVAGEVRTNAWVDIEEIARGVIREIGYNSSDMGFDWESCAVMNAIGKQSADIAVGVDEADEKELGAGDQGLMFGFATNETDVLMPAPITYAHRLVERQAQVRKNGTLDFLRPDAKSQVTFRYDDNGRPCAIDAVVLSTQHSAAVKQADLREAVMEEIIKPVLPEEWLSKETKYFINPTGQFIIGGPVGDCGLTGRKIIVDTYGGMARHGGGAFSGKDPSKVDRSAAYAGRYVAKNIVAAGLADKCEIQVSYAIGVAEPTSISINTFGTGKISDASIVELVREHFELRPAGLIKMLDLKRPIYLPTAAYGHFGRTGDNFTWEKTDKAELLRKAAGL, encoded by the coding sequence ATGTCAGAATATTCATTATTTACTTCCGAGTCCGTTTCTGAAGGCCATCCAGATAAAGTGGCCGATCAGGTTTCCGATGCCATTCTTGACGCCATTTTGGCGGAAGACAAAGAAGCTCGTGTGGCCTGTGAAACACTCGTCAAAACCGGCATGGTATTAGTTGCGGGCGAAGTTCGTACCAATGCCTGGGTCGACATCGAAGAAATCGCCCGTGGCGTCATTCGTGAAATTGGCTACAACAGTTCAGACATGGGGTTCGATTGGGAATCTTGTGCTGTGATGAACGCCATCGGCAAACAATCTGCGGACATCGCCGTGGGTGTCGATGAAGCCGATGAAAAAGAATTAGGTGCGGGCGACCAAGGCCTAATGTTTGGCTTTGCCACCAACGAAACTGATGTATTAATGCCAGCGCCTATTACTTATGCGCACCGCTTGGTTGAACGCCAAGCCCAAGTTCGTAAAAACGGTACATTAGACTTCTTACGCCCTGATGCAAAAAGCCAAGTTACTTTCCGCTACGACGACAATGGCAGACCATGCGCTATCGACGCCGTTGTATTGTCCACCCAACACAGTGCCGCAGTGAAACAGGCAGACCTTCGCGAAGCGGTTATGGAAGAAATCATCAAGCCAGTGCTACCTGAAGAATGGTTATCTAAAGAGACCAAATACTTCATCAACCCAACAGGGCAATTCATTATCGGTGGCCCAGTGGGTGATTGTGGTTTGACGGGGCGTAAAATCATCGTAGATACCTACGGCGGCATGGCACGTCACGGGGGTGGTGCATTTTCTGGTAAAGACCCTTCTAAAGTGGATCGCTCAGCCGCTTACGCAGGTCGTTATGTGGCAAAAAACATAGTAGCAGCCGGCTTAGCCGACAAATGTGAGATTCAGGTATCTTACGCCATCGGTGTGGCAGAACCGACTTCCATTAGCATCAACACCTTTGGTACTGGCAAAATCAGCGATGCCAGTATTGTGGAACTGGTTCGCGAACACTTTGAGTTGCGCCCTGCAGGTCTAATCAAAATGCTGGATCTGAAACGCCCAATTTATCTACCAACAGCAGCTTATGGTCACTTTGGCCGTACTGGTGATAATTTTACCTGGGAAAAAACCGACAAAGCCGAATTATTACGTAAAGCCGCTGGTTTATAA
- a CDS encoding TolC family outer membrane protein: MFYRTAITCMFCIGTLILPITSAALTLEEATYTAIENSPTVRQAIAKYRESKENMDLARRNGYYPSVDLTAGIGHETTYADENNSDDIGLTRRELSLSLNQPIFNGFASQNEVDRLFNEAEADRWSALISVENTALEVAQAYANILRYRELVNLANMNLETHQRIYKQIKLKSDTGVGRQSDLSQITARLAKAHANYLAATNNLIDAESNYNKVVGEMPPKDLIYPIPDRDLLPKDLDSAIKQALAKNPAIEGAYWDVAATESIQKISDARKYPSVNFVLERTWNNNLDGDEGPSEDLLAMVRLNYNLYSGGSFKRQKEVAVQQNIQAKEIRRNTIRDTELTVRLAWAAFEATTGQKKHIRDYVIATKESQVAYEKQFRLGRRTLLDVLDSENELFQARQDYVNADYDELFSEFRLFNAKGELMRSFRIYRPPLLGFKDEFEPPRQAPTKKAATDELENIEATVTPKVEESDPASAEDLLLPSDRPSADDLFIDADEASGSW; the protein is encoded by the coding sequence ATGTTTTACCGAACAGCCATTACATGCATGTTTTGTATAGGAACACTCATACTGCCTATAACCAGTGCCGCGCTCACACTTGAAGAAGCAACCTATACTGCAATTGAAAACAGCCCAACAGTGCGCCAAGCCATTGCCAAATACCGTGAATCAAAAGAGAACATGGATCTAGCAAGACGCAATGGTTATTATCCCAGTGTTGATTTAACCGCCGGTATTGGTCACGAAACCACTTATGCTGATGAAAACAATTCAGATGACATAGGACTGACACGACGTGAACTCTCTCTGTCGTTAAATCAACCCATCTTTAATGGTTTTGCTTCACAAAACGAGGTTGATCGTTTGTTTAACGAAGCCGAAGCTGATCGATGGAGTGCCCTTATCTCCGTAGAAAACACGGCTCTAGAGGTGGCACAAGCTTACGCTAATATTCTGCGTTACCGTGAGCTTGTCAATTTGGCAAACATGAATTTAGAAACTCATCAACGCATCTACAAGCAGATCAAACTAAAAAGCGACACAGGCGTTGGACGTCAATCGGACTTAAGTCAAATCACAGCACGCCTTGCTAAAGCTCATGCCAACTACCTTGCTGCTACTAACAATCTCATAGATGCGGAAAGTAACTACAACAAAGTGGTCGGCGAAATGCCACCTAAAGACTTAATTTACCCAATTCCAGACCGTGATCTACTACCCAAAGACTTAGATAGCGCCATCAAGCAAGCATTGGCAAAAAATCCCGCCATCGAGGGAGCATATTGGGATGTGGCTGCCACCGAAAGCATTCAAAAAATTTCAGATGCGAGAAAATACCCAAGCGTAAACTTTGTATTAGAGCGAACCTGGAACAATAACCTAGACGGTGATGAAGGCCCAAGTGAAGATTTGCTCGCTATGGTCAGATTGAACTACAACCTCTATAGTGGCGGTTCTTTTAAGCGTCAAAAAGAAGTAGCAGTTCAACAAAACATCCAGGCTAAGGAAATTCGCCGAAATACCATTCGCGATACAGAATTAACTGTACGCCTTGCTTGGGCTGCTTTTGAGGCGACTACTGGCCAAAAAAAACACATCCGTGACTACGTGATCGCCACCAAAGAGTCCCAAGTGGCCTACGAGAAGCAATTTCGCTTAGGCCGACGCACTCTATTAGACGTTCTAGACAGTGAAAACGAGCTTTTCCAAGCTCGCCAGGATTACGTTAATGCGGACTACGATGAATTGTTCTCTGAATTTCGTCTATTTAACGCCAAAGGCGAGTTAATGCGCTCTTTCCGTATTTATCGTCCACCTTTACTTGGCTTCAAAGATGAATTTGAACCGCCACGGCAGGCACCAACCAAAAAGGCGGCGACGGACGAATTAGAAAACATCGAGGCCACAGTAACGCCAAAAGTTGAAGAATCCGATCCAGCTTCAGCAGAAGACCTCCTATTACCGTCAGATCGACCAAGCGCTGATGATTTATTTATTGATGCAGATGAAGCATCCGGCAGTTGGTAA
- a CDS encoding phosphoglycerate kinase, whose amino-acid sequence MTVIKMKDLDLAGKRVLIREDLNVPVKDGKVTSDARIRAALPTIQLALAAGAKVMVMSHLGRPTEGQYEEAYSMLPVAQHMSALLGLDVPLVKDWLDGVDVAEGQLVLVENVRFNSGEKKDEEALAKKMAALCDVFVMDAFGTAHRAQASTHGVAKFAPIACAGPLLAAELEALEKALAKPARPMAAIVGGSKVSTKLTVLESLSDKVDQLIVGGGIANTFLAAAGFPVGKSLYEEDLIPQAKALMAKTSIPLPEDVVVATEFAADAKATIKDAKDVAPDDMILDIGPKAAMAFSALLEESQTIIWNGPVGVFEFDQFGEGTKALSMAIANSSGFSIAGGGDTLAAVDKYDIAEQVSYISTGGGAFLEFVEGKVLPAVAMLESRAQN is encoded by the coding sequence ATGACGGTAATTAAGATGAAAGACTTGGATCTCGCCGGTAAACGAGTATTGATCCGTGAAGACCTGAACGTACCTGTGAAAGATGGCAAGGTAACCAGTGATGCTCGAATTCGTGCTGCCTTGCCGACCATTCAGTTGGCTTTGGCCGCAGGCGCGAAAGTGATGGTGATGTCGCATCTTGGCCGCCCGACTGAAGGTCAGTATGAAGAAGCGTACTCTATGTTGCCAGTGGCACAGCATATGTCAGCTTTGTTGGGCCTGGATGTTCCTCTAGTTAAAGATTGGTTAGATGGCGTTGATGTGGCAGAGGGCCAGTTGGTCTTGGTAGAAAACGTGCGTTTTAACTCAGGCGAAAAGAAAGATGAGGAAGCATTGGCGAAAAAAATGGCGGCTTTGTGTGACGTGTTTGTGATGGACGCTTTCGGCACTGCTCATCGTGCGCAAGCGTCTACTCATGGCGTTGCCAAATTTGCTCCAATTGCTTGTGCTGGGCCATTGTTGGCCGCTGAGCTTGAAGCTTTGGAAAAAGCTTTGGCGAAACCTGCTCGCCCTATGGCGGCGATTGTGGGTGGATCAAAAGTATCTACCAAGCTGACTGTGCTTGAATCTCTGTCTGATAAGGTCGATCAATTGATTGTGGGAGGTGGTATTGCTAATACTTTCTTGGCAGCCGCAGGGTTCCCTGTAGGTAAATCTCTTTATGAAGAAGACTTGATTCCACAAGCCAAAGCCTTGATGGCGAAAACCAGCATTCCGTTACCAGAAGACGTAGTGGTTGCCACTGAGTTTGCTGCGGACGCTAAGGCGACAATTAAGGATGCGAAAGACGTTGCGCCGGATGACATGATTTTGGATATTGGTCCCAAAGCGGCGATGGCTTTTTCTGCATTATTAGAAGAATCTCAAACTATCATTTGGAATGGCCCTGTTGGTGTGTTCGAGTTTGATCAGTTCGGTGAGGGCACCAAAGCCTTGTCTATGGCAATTGCCAACAGTTCTGGTTTCTCTATTGCCGGTGGTGGTGACACCCTAGCCGCGGTAGACAAATATGACATCGCTGAACAAGTGTCTTATATTTCAACTGGTGGCGGTGCTTTTCTTGAGTTTGTTGAAGGAAAAGTATTACCAGCGGTTGCTATGTTAGAATCACGGGCGCAAAATTAA
- the tkt gene encoding transketolase, producing the protein MPSRKQLANAIRALSMDAVQKAKSGHPGAPMGMADIAEVLWNDYLKHNPSNAKWVDRDRFVLSNGHGSMLIYSLLHLSGYNLPIEELQQFRQLHSKTPGHPEYGYTDGVETTTGPLGAGISNAVGMAIAEKTLAAQFNRDGHQIVDHNTYCFLGDGCLMEGISHEACSLAGTLGLGKLIAFWDDNGISIDGHVEGWFTDDTPKRFESYGWHVIAGVDGHDPEAIKAAIDAAKAETSKPTLICCKTIIGFGSPNKSGTHDCHGAPLGEEEIAAVREFLGWPHAPFEIPADVYAGWDAKQAGAARETQWQDKFAAYQAAFPELAAEFERRVIKGELPADFEQKAQAFIQECQDKGENIASRKASQNAIGAFGAMLPELLGGSADLAGSNLTLWSGSKGIQDDPAGNYIYYGVREFGMSGIMNGASLHGGFINYGATFMMFMEYARNAVRMSALMGIQNVFVYTHDSIGQGEDGPTHQPVEQLANLRMTPNMSVWRPCDGAETAVAWKAAIERRNGPTSLVFSRQGLPAQARDAETLANVAKGGYILQDCAGTPELILIATGSEVSLAVASAEALTAKGKKVRVVSMPSTDVFDAQDAAYKESVLPKAVTKRVAIEAAHVDYWYKYVGFEGATVGMTSFGESAPGGDLMNHFGFTVDNVVATSETLLSA; encoded by the coding sequence ATGCCGTCTCGGAAACAACTCGCGAATGCCATACGTGCTTTAAGTATGGACGCTGTTCAAAAAGCTAAATCAGGTCACCCAGGTGCTCCCATGGGGATGGCAGACATTGCAGAAGTGTTGTGGAATGACTATTTAAAGCACAATCCATCCAATGCTAAGTGGGTGGATCGTGACCGTTTTGTGTTGTCTAACGGTCACGGTTCTATGTTGATTTATTCTTTGTTGCATTTGTCTGGTTATAACTTACCGATTGAAGAATTGCAGCAATTCCGCCAGTTGCATTCAAAAACTCCAGGTCACCCAGAGTATGGTTATACGGATGGTGTTGAAACCACCACAGGCCCATTGGGTGCTGGTATCAGCAACGCGGTGGGCATGGCAATTGCGGAAAAGACCTTGGCGGCACAATTTAATCGTGACGGCCATCAAATCGTAGATCACAACACATACTGTTTCTTGGGTGACGGTTGTTTGATGGAAGGTATCTCTCACGAAGCTTGCTCTTTGGCCGGTACACTTGGCTTAGGTAAGTTGATTGCATTCTGGGATGATAATGGTATTTCCATTGATGGACATGTTGAGGGCTGGTTTACAGACGATACGCCAAAACGTTTTGAGTCATATGGTTGGCATGTTATTGCGGGTGTTGATGGTCATGACCCAGAAGCCATCAAAGCTGCTATTGACGCGGCAAAAGCGGAAACCAGTAAGCCAACTCTGATTTGCTGCAAGACCATCATAGGGTTTGGTTCGCCTAATAAATCTGGCACCCACGATTGTCACGGCGCGCCACTGGGCGAAGAAGAAATTGCTGCAGTACGTGAATTCCTTGGCTGGCCGCATGCACCGTTTGAGATTCCAGCGGATGTTTACGCGGGTTGGGATGCGAAGCAGGCGGGTGCTGCTCGTGAAACTCAATGGCAAGACAAGTTTGCTGCCTACCAAGCAGCATTCCCTGAGTTGGCAGCAGAATTTGAACGTCGTGTGATCAAGGGTGAATTGCCTGCTGACTTCGAACAAAAAGCCCAAGCTTTCATTCAAGAATGTCAGGACAAGGGTGAGAACATTGCTAGTCGTAAGGCTTCGCAAAATGCTATTGGTGCATTTGGTGCTATGTTACCTGAATTGTTAGGCGGTTCAGCAGACCTTGCCGGTTCAAACTTGACACTTTGGTCTGGCTCAAAAGGTATTCAAGATGATCCAGCGGGTAACTACATTTACTACGGCGTGCGCGAATTTGGTATGAGCGGCATTATGAACGGTGCGTCTTTGCACGGTGGTTTTATTAACTATGGTGCGACTTTCATGATGTTTATGGAATACGCGCGCAATGCAGTGCGTATGTCCGCATTGATGGGGATTCAAAACGTCTTTGTTTATACCCATGATTCTATTGGCCAAGGTGAAGACGGTCCGACTCACCAACCTGTTGAGCAGCTTGCTAATCTTCGCATGACACCAAACATGTCGGTGTGGCGTCCATGTGACGGTGCGGAAACGGCGGTGGCTTGGAAAGCCGCAATTGAGCGTCGTAATGGTCCAACATCGTTAGTCTTCTCTCGTCAAGGTTTACCTGCTCAGGCTCGTGATGCAGAGACACTTGCTAATGTGGCGAAAGGTGGCTACATATTGCAAGATTGCGCTGGTACACCAGAACTTATCTTGATTGCAACCGGTTCAGAAGTGAGCTTGGCAGTGGCTTCTGCCGAAGCGCTAACAGCAAAAGGTAAGAAAGTACGTGTTGTATCTATGCCATCCACCGATGTATTCGATGCACAAGACGCAGCTTATAAAGAATCTGTTTTACCTAAGGCAGTGACTAAGCGGGTGGCAATTGAAGCGGCTCACGTGGATTACTGGTACAAGTACGTTGGCTTTGAAGGCGCGACGGTTGGCATGACAAGCTTCGGTGAGTCTGCACCTGGCGGCGACCTAATGAATCACTTCGGCTTTACCGTCGACAATGTGGTGGCTACTTCTGAAACCTTGCTTTCAGCGTAA